The window ACCGCAGGGCGGTTCAGTAGAAGGCGCTGAACAGCCCGAACTGGATCGGCAGCAGCAGGACGATCGTCGCGAGCGAACACGCGACCGTCGCGACGATCAGCTCCCGCGTCCCGATGTCGCCCTCGGTCAGGATGACGATGAGAACCGCCGACTGGTAGGGAAAGAAGTACGAACTCAGCGCCATCGTCTCCGCGAGCAACACGGGCGTAAACGGCAGCCCCGCGCCCTCGATGTAGGGAATCAGGACCGGCGTCAGTACGCTCGCGACGGCCACGCCTTCCATCAGGAACGTGAGCCCGAAGGTGATCAGGAAGACCGACGCGAGGATCACCGCGAGCGGCGCGCCCGTCGGAACGAACTCGAGCAGGTGCGTCGCCGCGGTGTCGGTAAAGCCGGTCTCGGTCAGCCCGTCGCCGATCGCGAACACCGCGGCGATGAAAAAGAGGATCGAGAAGTCGACCTCGCCGCCGGCCGTGTCGAAGTCGGCGACGCCGATCTCGGGGAGAAAAGCGAGGACGACGACGGCGACGGCGCCGATCACGGGGTGGAACCCGTGGACGAAGTCGGTCGCCCAGATCGCCGTGCCGACGAGGAGGAAGGCGAGCATCCGCCGCTCCGCGGCGCCGAATTCGGTACCGGTTCTTGCGCCGGCACCGTCGCCGTCGGTTGCGGCGGTCTCGTCGGTCGCCGCGTCTGCGCCGGGGACGTCGAACGCCGAATCGGCCGGCGGTCGAAAGAGCAGGTAAACGATGCCGACGACCAGCAACACGCGGACGAGCCCCATGACCGGGTACATGTGGAGCCACCACTCGGACCACGAGATGGTGTGGCCGCCGATCGACTCCGCAAAGCCCGAAATGATGATGTTCGGGAGGTCAGCGGTCAAAATCCCGGACGAGCCGTAGAACGTCCCGAACAACGGCCCGAGGTAGAGCCCGACCCGCGCCTCCCGCGAGTCGAACCACGAGCCGAGTTCCCGGAGGATCGGCGCCAGCGCGAGGATCCGAACGAGCGCCGACGGAACGAGGAACGCCAGCGCGTGGCCGCCGAGCGCCAGCACGAACAGCAGTCGTCGATACGTGCGACGGGTGTCCGCATCGCTCGAATCGCCGATACTCTCTGTCGCAATCGTCCGTCCGACCGCGTTCGCCAGCCCGCTCTGGCGCGTCGCTTCGCCCATCAGAAGGCCGAATCCGATGAGCCAGGTCGCGGGCTTCTGGAAGCCGACGAGCGCCAGGTCCGTCGAAAAAGCGACCGCGATCAGCCCGAGTCCGATCAGGCCCGTGTACGACGGCGGCACCGGCGTCAGCACCCAGAGGACGATACAGAAGAGCGTGATCGAGAGCATCGTCCCCATCCCCGACGGCACCGACAGCGACGTCGCAGCGGCGACGATGGCCGCGAGGCCGAAGGCGACGATTGGTGACCGAAGCGTCTCGAGCGCTTTCCTGCGGTTCACTGCTGTCCACTCGTCAATCCGCCGATAAAGGTGTCGCGGTTCCGGAACCTCTGATCGAGTGACTGGTCTCGAGGAGTCGGGATTCGAACTCGAAGGGACCGGGTCCGTTCCGGAGGCGTCCGGCGGCGTTGCCGGGATGAACCGCCGCCAGCGCGGCGTTGGCGTATTTATACACGAACGTGAATACCATTCTGTTCTGGTGGCGGCCGAAAAAGCACAAACACGGGGATTTTTATCGTCAGAGCGCCCTACTGACTCCCATGACTGATGGGCGGGGCGAGACTCCCCGGCGAACAGGAATGACCGAGAAGTGCGGCGTCGTCGGCGTCTCACTGAACGGTCGGAACGCGGCACGACCGTTGTACTACGCGCTCTACGCACTCCAGCACCGCGGCCAGGAGTCCGCAGGGATCGTCACCCACGACGGCTTCCAGCAGCACAGCCACGTCGAAATGGGGCTGGTCGGGGACGCGTTCGGCGAGGACGACCTCGACGCGCTCAACGGCGCAGCGGGGATCGGCCACGTCCGGTATCCGACCGCCGGCTCCGTCGACTCCTCGTGCGCCCAGCCGTTTTCCGTCTCCTTCAAGAGCGGCTCGCTCGGCCTGAGCCACAACGGCAACCTCGTCAACGCCGACGAGATCCGCGAGGAACTGGCCGCCGCCGGCCACGCCTTCACCAGCGACGGCGACACCGAGGTCATCGCCCACGACCTCGCGCGCAACCTGCTCGAGGAGGACCTCGTGCGCGCGGTCAAGCGTACGATGGGCCGGATCCACGGCTCCTACTCGTTGACGATCAGCCACGACGACACCATCCTCGGCGTCCGCGACCCGCAGGGGAACCGCCCGCTCTGTATCGGCAAACTCGAGGACGGTTACATTCTCGCGTCGGAATCGGCGGCGATCGACACGTTAGACGGGGAACTCGTCCGCGACGTCAAGCCGGGCGAACTGATCGTCCTGCAGGAGGACGGGCAGGGGTTCGACTCCTACCAGCTCGTCGACAACGAACACACGGCTCACTGCTTCTTCGAACACGTCTACTTCGCGCGACCGGACAGCGTCATCGACGAGACCCTCGTCTACGAGGCACGGCGGAACCTGGGCCGCAAGCTCTGGGAGGAAAGCGGCGTCGAGACCGACGTCGTGATGCCCGTTCCGGACTCCGGGCGCGCGTTCGCCTCCGGCTACGCCGATGCCGCGAGCGAGACGACCGCCGA is drawn from Halopiger aswanensis and contains these coding sequences:
- a CDS encoding SLC13 family permease codes for the protein MNRRKALETLRSPIVAFGLAAIVAAATSLSVPSGMGTMLSITLFCIVLWVLTPVPPSYTGLIGLGLIAVAFSTDLALVGFQKPATWLIGFGLLMGEATRQSGLANAVGRTIATESIGDSSDADTRRTYRRLLFVLALGGHALAFLVPSALVRILALAPILRELGSWFDSREARVGLYLGPLFGTFYGSSGILTADLPNIIISGFAESIGGHTISWSEWWLHMYPVMGLVRVLLVVGIVYLLFRPPADSAFDVPGADAATDETAATDGDGAGARTGTEFGAAERRMLAFLLVGTAIWATDFVHGFHPVIGAVAVVVLAFLPEIGVADFDTAGGEVDFSILFFIAAVFAIGDGLTETGFTDTAATHLLEFVPTGAPLAVILASVFLITFGLTFLMEGVAVASVLTPVLIPYIEGAGLPFTPVLLAETMALSSYFFPYQSAVLIVILTEGDIGTRELIVATVACSLATIVLLLPIQFGLFSAFY
- the purF gene encoding amidophosphoribosyltransferase gives rise to the protein MTEKCGVVGVSLNGRNAARPLYYALYALQHRGQESAGIVTHDGFQQHSHVEMGLVGDAFGEDDLDALNGAAGIGHVRYPTAGSVDSSCAQPFSVSFKSGSLGLSHNGNLVNADEIREELAAAGHAFTSDGDTEVIAHDLARNLLEEDLVRAVKRTMGRIHGSYSLTISHDDTILGVRDPQGNRPLCIGKLEDGYILASESAAIDTLDGELVRDVKPGELIVLQEDGQGFDSYQLVDNEHTAHCFFEHVYFARPDSVIDETLVYEARRNLGRKLWEESGVETDVVMPVPDSGRAFASGYADAASETTADGEPRDADDDGVEFAEGLMKNRYVGRTFIMPTQDERERAVRLKLNPIKSTIEGKTVTVIDDSIVRGTTSTQLVQLLKDCGAEEVHVRIGAPAIVAPCYMGIDMATREELIASDKSTAEIREAISADSLAYLSTDAVADVLGKERIDLCLGCVTGEYPYDIEGEETDRDVSRPDVGGEPIHADD